The following are encoded in a window of Microbacterium sp. LWO13-1.2 genomic DNA:
- a CDS encoding ABC transporter substrate-binding protein yields the protein MHHTPMRRRGLLAVSGAALAALVLAGCVASDRGDGGSETAKDVDSTFVFAASSDPASLDPAFAQDGETFRVSRQMFEGLVGTEPGTADPAPLLAEKWESAEDGMSHTFTLKEDVTFHDGTPFNAEAVCFNFDRWFNWTGLAASEALGYYYNKLFHGYASDPANAVYKSCTPDGDNKVTIELNKPFAGFIPSLSLPAFGMQSPSALQEFAADEVGGTAEAPVLSEYATAHPVGTGPFQFEEWAPGEQVSLKAFPDYWGDKGQIEQIIFRTIDDPTARRQALEAGDIDGYDLVGPADSKALEDDGFHMESRPPFTVLYLAFNQVVPELQDIRVRQALSYAVDKDALIKQVLPDGTEKATQFVPPVVNGYNEGVTTYEYDPEKAKALLEEAGFTADNPLTLTFNYPVNVSRPYMPDPEQIYTVLASQLAEVGVKVNPVTDAWNPDYLEKITAGSDHGIHLLGWTGDYNDTDNFVGVFFGQKSAEWGFDNPELFQKLTEARGVSSLEEQTPLYEEINEDVAQFIPGVPIAHPAPTLAFDSRVKSYPASPVNDEVFTDIVLTK from the coding sequence ATGCACCACACACCCATGCGCCGGCGAGGGCTCCTCGCCGTCAGCGGCGCGGCACTCGCCGCGCTCGTCCTGGCTGGTTGCGTCGCCAGCGATCGCGGAGACGGCGGCTCGGAGACGGCGAAGGACGTCGACAGCACGTTCGTCTTCGCAGCATCCTCCGACCCGGCCAGCCTCGACCCCGCTTTCGCTCAGGACGGCGAGACCTTCCGCGTCTCCCGCCAGATGTTCGAAGGCCTCGTCGGCACCGAGCCGGGAACCGCAGACCCGGCGCCGCTGCTCGCAGAGAAGTGGGAGTCGGCTGAGGACGGCATGTCCCACACCTTCACACTGAAGGAGGACGTGACCTTCCATGACGGCACGCCGTTCAACGCAGAGGCCGTCTGCTTCAACTTCGACCGCTGGTTCAACTGGACCGGTCTCGCCGCGAGCGAGGCACTGGGCTACTACTACAACAAGCTGTTCCACGGCTACGCCTCGGACCCGGCCAACGCGGTCTACAAGTCCTGCACGCCGGACGGCGACAACAAGGTGACGATCGAGCTCAACAAGCCGTTCGCCGGGTTCATCCCCTCCCTCTCGCTTCCCGCGTTCGGGATGCAGAGCCCTTCCGCGCTTCAGGAGTTCGCCGCAGATGAGGTCGGCGGAACCGCCGAGGCTCCTGTGCTCTCCGAGTACGCCACTGCGCACCCGGTCGGCACCGGCCCGTTCCAGTTCGAAGAGTGGGCTCCGGGCGAGCAGGTCTCGCTCAAGGCCTTCCCCGACTACTGGGGCGACAAGGGACAGATCGAGCAGATCATCTTCCGCACGATCGATGACCCGACCGCACGCCGGCAGGCGCTCGAAGCCGGCGACATCGACGGCTACGACCTGGTCGGCCCTGCCGACAGCAAGGCCCTCGAGGACGACGGCTTCCACATGGAGTCGCGTCCGCCGTTCACGGTCCTCTACCTCGCGTTCAACCAGGTCGTTCCGGAGCTGCAGGACATCCGTGTTCGCCAGGCGCTCTCGTACGCCGTCGACAAGGATGCCCTGATCAAGCAGGTGCTCCCTGATGGCACGGAGAAGGCGACGCAGTTCGTTCCGCCGGTCGTCAACGGCTACAACGAAGGCGTCACCACCTACGAGTACGACCCGGAGAAGGCGAAGGCTCTGCTCGAGGAAGCGGGCTTCACGGCAGACAACCCGCTGACGCTGACCTTCAACTACCCGGTCAACGTCTCGCGCCCGTACATGCCGGACCCCGAGCAGATCTACACGGTGCTCGCATCGCAGCTGGCTGAGGTCGGCGTGAAGGTGAACCCGGTCACGGATGCCTGGAACCCGGACTACCTCGAGAAGATCACCGCTGGTTCCGACCACGGCATCCACCTCCTCGGCTGGACCGGCGACTACAACGACACCGACAACTTCGTCGGCGTGTTCTTCGGTCAGAAGTCCGCGGAGTGGGGCTTCGACAACCCGGAGCTCTTCCAGAAGCTCACTGAGGCGCGGGGAGTCTCGAGCCTCGAAGAGCAGACGCCGCTCTACGAGGAGATCAACGAGGATGTCGCGCAGTTCATCCCCGGTGTCCCGATCGCGCACCCGGCTCCGACGCTCGCGTTCGACTCGCGTGTGAAGAGCTACCCGGCCAGCCCGGTGAACGACGAGGTCTTCACGGACATCGTCCTCACGAAGTAA
- a CDS encoding ABC transporter permease, giving the protein MSVALPPAQGGGVIDTVAIAQAGLNEGPGGFWRDVFRRLRRNPTAWVGAAIVLLFLLVAGLAPLLAPYPETALPGAKFITPTHIPGPGELAQFPLGLDRFGGDVLSKLIWGAQASLLVGVISTALGLAGGMLLGLLAGTFGGWVDTLIMRFVDIILSVPNLLLAVSIAAILGQTPFAVMIAIGASNVPIFARLLRASMLQQRSADYVLSAQTLGLGRGQITMSHVLPNAIGPVIVQGTLTLATAVIDAAALSFLGLGGGRPETAEWGRMLTYAQSELAIAPQLAFLPGICIAITALGFTLFGEALREAMDPRTRAR; this is encoded by the coding sequence ATGAGCGTCGCACTCCCTCCCGCACAGGGCGGCGGGGTCATCGACACGGTGGCCATCGCCCAGGCCGGCCTCAACGAAGGGCCCGGCGGTTTCTGGCGAGACGTCTTCCGACGGCTCCGCCGCAACCCCACCGCATGGGTCGGCGCCGCGATCGTGCTGCTGTTCCTGCTGGTCGCGGGCTTGGCGCCCCTGTTGGCGCCCTACCCGGAGACGGCACTGCCCGGTGCGAAATTCATCACGCCGACGCACATCCCGGGGCCGGGCGAGCTCGCCCAGTTCCCGCTGGGACTCGATCGCTTCGGCGGCGACGTGCTCTCCAAGCTCATCTGGGGCGCTCAGGCGTCGCTCCTGGTGGGAGTCATCTCCACGGCGCTCGGCCTCGCCGGCGGCATGCTGCTCGGCCTCCTCGCCGGTACTTTCGGCGGCTGGGTCGACACGCTCATCATGCGCTTCGTCGACATCATCCTCTCGGTGCCGAACCTGCTGCTCGCGGTGTCCATCGCCGCGATCCTCGGGCAGACCCCGTTCGCGGTGATGATCGCGATCGGTGCGTCGAACGTGCCGATCTTCGCGCGTCTGCTGCGCGCGTCGATGCTGCAGCAGCGCTCAGCCGACTACGTGCTCTCGGCCCAGACGCTCGGTCTCGGGCGCGGCCAGATCACGATGTCGCACGTGCTGCCGAACGCGATCGGACCGGTGATCGTGCAGGGAACACTGACTCTCGCGACCGCAGTCATCGACGCCGCGGCGCTGTCGTTCCTCGGCCTCGGCGGCGGTCGCCCCGAGACGGCGGAGTGGGGGCGGATGCTGACCTACGCGCAGTCGGAACTGGCGATCGCGCCGCAGCTGGCGTTCCTTCCCGGTATCTGCATCGCGATCACGGCGCTCGGCTTCACGTTGTTCGGTGAGGCGTTGCGCGAGGCCATGGACCCGAGGACGAGGGCGCGATGA
- a CDS encoding GIY-YIG nuclease family protein — MGYVYILRCSDGTLYVGSTRDLGLRLVQHQEGMGSAYTRRRLPVELIWSADFARIDEAFAWEKRLQGWSHAKRMAFIEGGLDAVIGWSVRNRTAGR, encoded by the coding sequence ATGGGATACGTCTACATCCTTCGCTGCTCTGACGGGACGCTTTACGTGGGGAGCACCCGTGACCTCGGATTGCGCCTCGTGCAGCACCAGGAGGGGATGGGCAGCGCCTACACGCGGCGTCGGCTTCCCGTGGAGTTGATCTGGAGTGCGGACTTCGCCCGTATCGATGAGGCCTTCGCATGGGAGAAGCGACTGCAGGGCTGGAGCCACGCGAAGAGGATGGCCTTCATCGAGGGTGGCTTGGATGCTGTGATCGGTTGGAGCGTCCGAAACCGCACCGCCGGTCGTTGA
- a CDS encoding glycoside hydrolase family 3 N-terminal domain-containing protein — MSDDLARLANGVLWPGFLGTEAPPWLLSELRDGLAGVVYFGQNISDGLSALSASIQEANPDALIGIDEEGGSVTRLESATGSTLPGAAQLGALDDLIATEATGAELARRVRAIGGNVILGPVADVNTDPRNPVIGVRSFGSDEHLVSRHVVAQVDGIQDGAVAACVKHFPGHGDTHLDSHHALPEIALDIDEFERVHLEPFRAAVDAGVDAVMTAHIIVPAWGEAPATLNPRVLGMLREWGFQGVIITDALDMAAIRETVGIGGGAAQALAAGADLLCIGNPTNPGAAALPDQDRRDFLAARDGIVAALRDGSLSRERVEEAAARVAALASLRRAAASDLSDEPIDFDAAAVVDRAIAVTGGTLVGASALAVVDARQRSSLAVDSAAGFVSEALAAGDFLVRLDVASSSADAQQSALADAVAANGRTVVLVDRPDADAGQRALVERAAVLDPAAAVVNVGLAARHPLPLPTVEVGAASRLGAEVARERLLGRAAEQLIEAG, encoded by the coding sequence ATGAGCGACGATCTCGCCCGCCTCGCCAACGGCGTGCTCTGGCCGGGCTTCCTCGGAACGGAGGCGCCGCCGTGGCTGCTCTCCGAGCTCCGCGACGGGCTCGCCGGCGTCGTCTACTTCGGACAGAACATCAGTGATGGCCTGTCCGCGCTGAGCGCGTCGATCCAGGAGGCGAATCCGGATGCTCTGATCGGCATCGACGAGGAGGGCGGCAGCGTCACCCGGCTCGAGTCCGCGACCGGCTCGACGCTCCCCGGAGCCGCGCAGCTCGGCGCACTCGACGACCTCATCGCCACCGAGGCGACCGGGGCGGAACTCGCCCGACGTGTGCGCGCCATCGGCGGCAACGTCATCCTCGGGCCCGTCGCCGATGTCAACACCGACCCGCGCAATCCGGTCATCGGCGTGCGCTCCTTCGGTTCCGACGAGCACCTCGTCTCGCGCCACGTCGTGGCTCAGGTCGACGGCATCCAGGACGGTGCGGTCGCCGCGTGCGTCAAGCATTTCCCCGGCCACGGCGACACCCACCTCGATTCCCACCATGCGCTGCCGGAGATCGCCCTCGACATCGACGAGTTCGAACGGGTGCACCTCGAGCCGTTCCGCGCGGCGGTGGACGCCGGCGTCGATGCCGTCATGACCGCGCACATCATCGTCCCCGCATGGGGCGAGGCGCCGGCGACTCTCAACCCCCGTGTGCTCGGGATGCTCCGGGAGTGGGGCTTCCAGGGCGTGATCATCACCGATGCGCTGGACATGGCCGCCATTCGCGAGACCGTGGGGATCGGCGGCGGAGCGGCACAGGCGCTCGCCGCGGGCGCCGACCTGCTCTGCATCGGCAATCCGACGAACCCCGGTGCGGCCGCGCTGCCCGACCAGGATCGCCGTGACTTCCTCGCCGCCCGGGACGGAATCGTCGCCGCGCTCCGCGACGGCTCGCTCTCGCGGGAGCGGGTCGAAGAGGCTGCCGCGCGAGTGGCTGCGCTCGCGTCCCTGCGCCGTGCCGCTGCATCCGATCTCTCCGACGAGCCGATCGACTTCGACGCCGCGGCCGTCGTCGACCGCGCCATCGCCGTCACCGGTGGGACGCTGGTCGGAGCATCCGCCCTCGCCGTCGTGGACGCGCGGCAGCGTTCCTCGCTGGCCGTCGACAGTGCCGCAGGCTTCGTGTCCGAGGCGCTCGCCGCCGGCGACTTCCTGGTGCGGCTCGACGTCGCGAGCAGCAGCGCGGACGCGCAGCAGAGTGCGCTCGCCGACGCGGTCGCCGCCAACGGCAGGACAGTGGTGCTCGTCGATCGTCCCGATGCGGATGCCGGCCAGCGGGCGCTCGTCGAGCGGGCTGCCGTCCTCGATCCCGCCGCGGCCGTCGTCAACGTGGGGCTCGCGGCCAGGCACCCCCTGCCGTTGCCGACCGTCGAGGTCGGCGCCGCGAGCCGCCTCGGCGCCGAAGTCGCCCGCGAGAGACTGCTCGGCAGGGCGGCAGAACAGCTCATCGAGGCCGGCTGA
- a CDS encoding ABC transporter permease, translating into MLRTIGRRLLLLIPTLIGLSILLFAWVRALPGGPAIALLGEKATPEAIERVNELYGFNRPLLEQYFIWMGRLLQGDFGSSIVTSRPVVEEFFRRFPATLELSVMALIFAIGVGIPLGYWAARRHGKLTDHASVVLSLIGITIPVFFLAFILKYIFAVELGWLPSDGRQDARIDATHPTGFYVWDGIITGEFDASWDAIVHLILPALALGTIPLAIIVRITRASVLEVQNADYVRTGRAKGVAGSTLRNRFILRNAMLPVITTIGLQTGLLISGAVLTETVFAFPGIGSFLARAIFARDFPVLQGFIIFIAIAYALINLAVDVSYSFIDPRVRVQ; encoded by the coding sequence GTGCTGCGCACTATCGGCAGGCGACTGCTGCTTCTCATTCCCACGCTCATCGGTTTGAGCATCCTTCTGTTCGCCTGGGTCCGCGCGCTCCCCGGCGGCCCCGCCATCGCCCTCCTCGGCGAGAAGGCGACCCCTGAGGCCATCGAGCGCGTCAACGAGCTCTACGGCTTCAATCGACCGCTCCTCGAGCAGTACTTCATCTGGATGGGGCGACTCCTCCAGGGTGACTTCGGCTCATCGATCGTCACGTCCCGCCCCGTCGTCGAAGAGTTCTTCCGGCGGTTCCCCGCGACTCTCGAGCTGAGCGTGATGGCGCTGATCTTCGCGATCGGCGTCGGTATTCCGCTCGGCTACTGGGCCGCCCGTCGCCACGGGAAGCTCACCGATCACGCCTCGGTGGTTCTGAGCCTGATCGGAATCACCATTCCGGTGTTCTTCCTGGCCTTCATCCTGAAGTACATCTTCGCGGTGGAGCTGGGCTGGCTGCCGTCCGACGGCAGACAGGACGCGCGGATCGACGCCACGCATCCGACCGGCTTCTACGTCTGGGACGGCATCATCACCGGCGAATTCGACGCGTCATGGGATGCGATCGTGCATCTCATCCTGCCGGCGCTCGCGCTCGGAACGATCCCGCTCGCGATCATCGTGCGCATCACCAGAGCGAGCGTGCTCGAGGTGCAGAACGCCGACTACGTCCGTACCGGTCGCGCGAAGGGCGTCGCCGGCTCGACGCTGCGCAACCGATTCATCCTGCGCAACGCGATGCTCCCGGTGATCACGACGATCGGTCTGCAGACCGGACTGCTGATCTCGGGCGCGGTGCTCACCGAGACGGTGTTCGCTTTCCCCGGTATCGGGTCGTTCCTCGCCAGAGCGATCTTCGCCAGGGACTTCCCCGTCCTCCAGGGGTTCATCATCTTCATCGCGATCGCCTACGCGCTGATCAATCTCGCCGTCGACGTCTCATACAGCTTCATCGATCCGAGAGTGAGGGTGCAGTGA
- a CDS encoding sugar kinase, which translates to MLDSAPLAVCVGEGLVALVPAVAAPLEECRTFHRSLAGAEWNAAIALASAGIRTAVVSRVGDDGFGRFLTGELRRHGVDDSAVEIDPDAPTGLYVKELTPLPVGAVESRMHYYRSGSAAAAMSPSTLARPPASTLLSEAALVHTSGITPALSPGAKAAQDALFADRPAGRLLSFDVNWRPALWRGREDEAKALLADYAGRADAVFCTRPDAEAVFGTADPQRLRDLFPEPRYLVVTCPTGATAFDGAERVQSDALEANVVETVGAGDAFAAGFLAGVLTGLSLSGSLARAHRIATRALASTRDHVD; encoded by the coding sequence GTGCTCGACTCCGCTCCCCTCGCCGTCTGCGTCGGCGAAGGTCTGGTCGCACTGGTCCCCGCCGTCGCAGCGCCGCTCGAGGAATGCCGGACCTTCCACCGCTCGCTCGCCGGAGCCGAATGGAACGCCGCCATCGCCCTGGCCTCGGCCGGAATTCGCACCGCTGTCGTCTCCCGGGTCGGCGATGACGGCTTCGGCCGGTTCCTCACCGGGGAACTGCGCCGTCACGGCGTCGACGACTCCGCCGTCGAGATCGATCCGGACGCACCCACCGGGCTGTACGTGAAGGAGCTCACTCCGCTCCCCGTCGGCGCGGTGGAGAGCCGGATGCATTACTACCGCTCCGGGTCGGCGGCCGCCGCGATGTCACCGTCGACACTCGCCAGGCCACCGGCATCCACACTGCTGAGCGAGGCGGCGCTGGTGCACACCTCCGGGATCACTCCGGCACTGTCTCCTGGCGCGAAGGCCGCACAGGATGCGCTTTTCGCGGATCGCCCGGCTGGCCGCCTGCTCAGCTTCGACGTGAACTGGCGCCCGGCGCTCTGGCGAGGCCGAGAAGACGAGGCCAAGGCGCTGCTGGCCGACTACGCCGGCCGTGCCGACGCCGTGTTCTGCACCCGGCCAGACGCCGAAGCCGTTTTCGGCACGGCCGATCCGCAGCGCCTGCGCGACCTGTTCCCCGAACCGCGCTATCTCGTCGTCACCTGCCCGACCGGGGCGACCGCTTTCGACGGCGCGGAGCGCGTCCAGAGCGACGCGCTCGAAGCGAATGTGGTCGAGACCGTCGGTGCCGGCGACGCCTTCGCCGCCGGTTTCCTGGCCGGGGTCCTCACCGGGCTGTCGCTCTCCGGGAGCCTGGCGCGCGCTCACCGGATCGCCACCAGGGCGCTCGCGAGCACCCGCGACCACGTCGACTGA
- a CDS encoding MurR/RpiR family transcriptional regulator yields the protein MDADVLALIRRSVPRLSAAEGRVAETILGDPTLVVDLAINDLAKLCRTSLSTVARFAQSLGFSGYRELRVAVARAVTLAQAQQARFSLDNTAIDQDDEPSVVAAKIAAQEIDAIEKTALGLDGPTLDRVARAVVAARHIDILGQAASSLTAQDLQQKLVRIGCSASHSPDPHLALTTASLRTKDDVVIAVSHGGETAETVCAFEVARDAGALAVAITSVNDSTLALAADVVLLTHASESPFRMAAMSSRIAQLALVDILFVRVVQHRGEPVAIPLQLTRDAALGRPVPGR from the coding sequence GTGGACGCTGACGTTCTCGCGCTGATCCGCCGTTCGGTCCCCCGGCTGAGTGCCGCCGAGGGGCGGGTCGCCGAAACGATCCTCGGTGACCCGACCCTTGTCGTCGACCTCGCCATCAACGACCTCGCCAAGCTCTGCAGGACCTCGCTGTCGACGGTCGCCCGTTTCGCGCAGTCGCTGGGCTTCAGCGGTTATCGCGAGCTGCGGGTCGCCGTCGCTCGCGCTGTCACCCTTGCTCAGGCGCAGCAGGCGCGCTTCAGCCTCGACAACACCGCGATCGATCAGGACGACGAGCCTTCGGTGGTCGCGGCGAAGATCGCGGCGCAGGAGATCGACGCGATCGAGAAGACCGCGCTCGGCCTCGACGGGCCGACGCTCGATCGTGTCGCTCGTGCCGTCGTCGCCGCACGTCATATCGACATCCTCGGCCAGGCCGCATCGTCACTCACCGCTCAGGATCTGCAGCAGAAGCTCGTGCGCATCGGGTGTTCGGCTTCGCATTCGCCGGATCCGCACCTGGCGTTGACCACGGCATCGCTGCGCACGAAGGACGATGTCGTGATCGCCGTCTCTCACGGCGGCGAGACGGCCGAGACGGTGTGTGCTTTCGAGGTCGCGCGTGATGCGGGGGCTCTCGCGGTCGCGATCACGAGCGTGAACGACTCGACGCTGGCCCTCGCGGCCGACGTCGTGCTGCTGACGCACGCCAGCGAGTCGCCCTTCCGGATGGCGGCGATGTCGAGTCGGATCGCGCAGCTGGCCCTGGTCGACATCCTTTTCGTGCGCGTCGTGCAGCACCGCGGCGAACCCGTCGCCATCCCTTTGCAGCTCACCCGCGATGCCGCGCTCGGCCGCCCTGTACCCGGTCGTTGA
- a CDS encoding carbohydrate ABC transporter permease, whose protein sequence is MSTRRPLLSRIGIGVAIAAVLIFTLFPVYWMVASAFDKKASSGGQTFLPQEFTFDNFAFVLTEGGFGTFLRNSAIVALATVLVSALVCLLAAVAVARFRFKLRTTVLMLILIVQMVPLEALVIPLFLQVKSLGLLNSILGLIIVYIALSLAFGIWMLRGFVQAVPVELEEAAYIDGASWWRMFRSILLPLVMPGLVATSVFSFITAWNEFIFAMTMLGGAADQYTVAIGLKSFFGLHSNDWGSIMAASTIITIPVMIFFVIVQRRLSSGMVAGAVKG, encoded by the coding sequence GTGAGCACCCGACGTCCACTCCTGTCGCGGATCGGAATCGGTGTCGCCATCGCGGCCGTCCTGATCTTCACGCTCTTCCCGGTGTACTGGATGGTCGCCAGCGCTTTCGACAAGAAGGCGTCGAGCGGTGGGCAGACGTTCCTGCCTCAGGAGTTCACCTTCGACAACTTCGCGTTCGTGCTCACCGAGGGCGGGTTCGGCACCTTCCTGCGCAACTCCGCCATCGTCGCGCTCGCCACCGTCCTCGTCAGCGCGCTCGTCTGCCTGCTCGCGGCGGTGGCTGTCGCCCGGTTCCGGTTCAAGCTGCGCACCACGGTGCTGATGCTGATCCTCATCGTGCAGATGGTTCCGCTGGAGGCGCTCGTCATCCCGCTGTTCCTGCAGGTGAAGAGCCTCGGACTGCTCAACAGCATCCTCGGACTGATCATCGTGTACATCGCGCTCTCGCTCGCGTTCGGGATCTGGATGCTGCGCGGATTCGTGCAGGCGGTTCCGGTCGAACTCGAGGAAGCCGCGTACATCGACGGCGCGAGCTGGTGGCGGATGTTCCGTTCGATCCTGCTGCCGCTCGTGATGCCGGGGCTCGTCGCGACGAGCGTCTTCAGCTTCATCACGGCGTGGAACGAGTTCATCTTCGCAATGACGATGCTGGGTGGCGCAGCGGATCAGTACACTGTGGCGATCGGTCTGAAGTCGTTCTTCGGACTGCACTCCAACGACTGGGGCAGCATCATGGCGGCATCCACCATCATCACGATTCCGGTGATGATCTTCTTCGTCATCGTTCAGCGCCGCCTGTCCAGCGGCATGGTCGCCGGCGCGGTGAAGGGATGA
- a CDS encoding sugar ABC transporter permease codes for MSMVQTPLPAVEAESSVSTAGGRARRGFPWAKARPWLLLAPGLVILAVLMLWPLVQVVLYSLQDYGLREINTGENNWIGLGNYIEALTDSTLWSVVLPNTVGFAAVAVFVTVTVGTLVALLLARLGIVWRTIVSSCIMVAWAMPAVTGTYVWTFIFDADRGIFNSVLQDLGLIDGSVNWFTNQWSFYAIVLLNVVHHGFPFVAITVLAGLLGVSKEMLEAAALDGAGAWRRFWKIIFPTLKPVFSVVIILSTIWDFKVFAQVYLMPGGAGSNRTVLNLGVWSYVESFGQNRYGFGAALAVLLTLVLIVITIVYIRSLMKEDEL; via the coding sequence ATGTCGATGGTGCAGACACCACTGCCGGCCGTGGAAGCGGAGTCATCCGTTTCCACGGCCGGCGGCCGCGCCCGCCGTGGGTTCCCCTGGGCGAAGGCCCGCCCCTGGCTCCTGCTCGCGCCCGGATTGGTCATCCTCGCGGTGCTCATGCTCTGGCCGCTCGTGCAGGTGGTCCTGTATTCGCTGCAGGACTACGGGTTGCGCGAGATCAACACCGGCGAGAACAACTGGATCGGCCTCGGCAACTACATCGAGGCGCTCACCGACTCGACGCTGTGGAGCGTCGTCCTCCCGAACACCGTCGGCTTCGCGGCCGTCGCCGTCTTCGTGACGGTCACGGTCGGAACCCTCGTCGCCCTGCTCCTCGCCCGACTGGGCATCGTGTGGCGCACCATCGTCTCGAGTTGCATCATGGTCGCGTGGGCGATGCCCGCCGTGACCGGCACCTACGTCTGGACCTTCATCTTCGATGCCGACCGGGGCATCTTCAACTCCGTTCTGCAGGATCTCGGCCTCATCGACGGATCGGTGAACTGGTTCACGAACCAGTGGTCCTTCTACGCGATCGTGCTGCTCAACGTCGTCCATCACGGGTTCCCGTTCGTGGCGATCACGGTGCTCGCCGGCCTCCTCGGCGTCTCGAAGGAGATGCTCGAAGCAGCGGCTCTCGACGGCGCCGGCGCCTGGCGGCGCTTCTGGAAGATCATCTTCCCCACGTTGAAGCCGGTGTTCTCGGTCGTCATCATCCTGTCGACGATCTGGGACTTCAAGGTCTTCGCGCAGGTGTACCTGATGCCGGGCGGCGCCGGCTCCAACAGGACCGTGCTCAATCTCGGCGTCTGGTCCTACGTCGAGTCGTTCGGCCAGAACCGTTACGGCTTCGGCGCCGCGCTCGCCGTGCTGCTGACGCTCGTGCTGATCGTGATCACCATCGTGTACATCCGCTCCCTGATGAAGGAGGACGAACTGTGA
- a CDS encoding sugar ABC transporter substrate-binding protein, translating into MHKRILPALALGAVVSLGLAACAGGTAPADGGGTDGEGKELTVWIMKGTNPDSTAFYDAVSAAFEEKTGAKVTIEEVQWADAHDRFVTAIAGGTTPDIAETGTTWTAEFADAGALEAIGEYVDGEKGLRDDLVEGLEVAGTYDGELYGMPWYAGVRSIVYRTDVFEELGLKAPESWDDIIAAGDVIKAAKPEMLPFPVPGDAEFDVYPWVWGAGGEIATLKGDTWTSELDSKESQAGIEFYTDLALKHGFSSAGATTWKETDLRDAFTQGNVAMMLSGSWTPKALVEANPELEGKLGAAVIPGEDEGISPSVLGGSHLSIFNTTENADLAWEFVNLMTTGEFAEQWAAETGYFPGVQSAMEEALASTDPLVAPFAKQMVEGGASVPVTPNFGAVQAKKTTNAMIQAILSGQKDVATATKDAAAEMTELLNQ; encoded by the coding sequence ATGCACAAGCGCATACTTCCGGCCCTGGCGCTCGGCGCCGTTGTCAGCCTCGGCCTCGCGGCCTGCGCTGGCGGGACCGCGCCTGCCGACGGCGGCGGCACCGACGGCGAGGGCAAGGAGCTCACCGTCTGGATCATGAAGGGCACCAACCCCGACTCGACCGCCTTCTACGACGCGGTGTCCGCGGCATTCGAAGAGAAGACCGGAGCGAAGGTCACCATCGAAGAGGTGCAGTGGGCAGATGCCCACGACCGTTTCGTGACGGCGATCGCCGGTGGCACCACGCCCGACATCGCCGAGACCGGCACCACCTGGACGGCTGAGTTCGCCGATGCCGGTGCGCTCGAGGCGATCGGTGAGTACGTCGACGGTGAGAAGGGGCTCCGCGATGATCTGGTCGAGGGGCTCGAGGTCGCCGGGACCTACGACGGCGAGCTCTACGGCATGCCGTGGTACGCGGGTGTCCGCTCGATCGTCTACCGCACCGACGTTTTCGAGGAGCTCGGGCTCAAGGCTCCGGAGAGCTGGGACGACATCATCGCGGCCGGCGATGTCATCAAGGCGGCGAAGCCCGAGATGCTCCCGTTCCCCGTTCCAGGTGACGCGGAGTTCGACGTGTACCCCTGGGTCTGGGGTGCCGGCGGCGAGATCGCAACGCTCAAGGGCGACACCTGGACGAGTGAACTCGACAGCAAGGAGTCGCAGGCGGGCATCGAGTTCTACACCGACCTCGCGCTGAAGCACGGCTTCTCCTCCGCCGGTGCGACCACCTGGAAGGAGACGGATCTGCGCGACGCCTTCACTCAGGGCAACGTCGCCATGATGCTCTCCGGATCGTGGACGCCGAAGGCGCTGGTCGAGGCGAACCCGGAACTCGAGGGCAAGCTGGGCGCCGCTGTCATCCCCGGCGAAGACGAGGGCATCTCGCCGTCGGTCCTCGGCGGATCGCACCTCTCGATCTTCAACACCACGGAGAACGCCGATCTCGCCTGGGAGTTCGTCAACCTGATGACGACCGGTGAGTTCGCGGAGCAGTGGGCCGCCGAGACCGGATACTTCCCGGGCGTCCAGTCCGCGATGGAAGAGGCGTTGGCCTCGACCGACCCGCTCGTCGCTCCGTTCGCGAAGCAGATGGTCGAGGGCGGAGCATCCGTCCCGGTCACTCCGAACTTCGGTGCCGTGCAGGCGAAGAAGACGACCAACGCGATGATCCAGGCGATTCTCAGCGGGCAGAAGGACGTCGCGACCGCGACGAAGGATGCCGCCGCTGAGATGACCGAACTGCTCAACCAGTAG